CAACAGATGCACATGTCAACTGAGGGGAACGTGGATCTATGAATACAAGTCTGGAATGAATGGAAACTCGTATCAGCAATACAGCATCTTGATGTGCTGTTCACTCAGAATCCTTCTACCACACAGCAGAATGGCTCGCAGCAGAAAAGAGCTTCTGATTTGCTACACATCAAAGAAACTCTGAATACTTGTATTCTAAGATGCAGTAGGACAGGAGCTATTTGTATCTGGGTAACCAAAAAAATTACAGCTACTTTAACTCAtctgttgggaaaaaaataaccaatgAGACACATTCCAGAAGGCATAGGAAAATTCCCAGTCTCAGCGAAACAGAGGATGTGCATCTCATTTTAACTAGGGCACTTTCAAATCACACAAGCTATCTactcttttgttgctgttctttccCAGATTTTGCCCATCATCTTTTAAAAGGAGAAGGCTAGATcataaagcagagcagagatcaCAAAGCAGGGAGAAGACTGCTTTCAGAAGAAGCATAATACCTACCTCTCCATATTAATGGGCGGTGCAAGAACTTTGGCTGCTTCTGTAGAGCGTTTGCCTACAGAAGTCATGatgttttctccctctgatTTCAGCTTGTCCACAAAGTTGTCCACCTCCTTCCCTTTGGCGCCAAGTTTCAAAGCTTTACTAGGACCTGATGGTCTAAATAAAATGCACAAACATCTCCAagtcagctcagcacagcagtttCATCCTTCCTCAATCTAATCTTCAAGTGTTATAACTTGACTATCCCAACAATATTAAGCACATTTCAGTAAGAATACACACAGGAGAGGCCTGACCTTCCCTATCTTCCTGGAGAGATGGAGGCATACACAGAACCCATAATTACAGTATCAAATGCTCCTTGCATGACCAGGGGAGAGAAAGCTCTTGATTCCCAAAATGTAGCACCAGCTGACAAGCACTAAGAGACCACACCAGTGCCAGCCATATGCGACCACTCCCTTATGtacccacacacacaccagtTACTTCAGCACCTGTTTATCCACGAAGACTCAGGAGGAAGCCAACTGAAACCCTTCAGACAGCACTAACTGCTGCCAACCGCACACCTACCTGGACGGCGCTGGTGCCACTTTGGGCTTCTCTGTTTCAATGATGGTCTCTGtgatcattgctgctgttgtgcCCCCAGACACAGCCGAGCTGCCAAAGCCACCAAAGCCAGGTGCCTTCTTGCCCAGTCTCTCTGCATCCCTCCTGGCCTGCTGCAACTCCTTCGCTTTACGACGCATCTCAGCTTTTGCTTCACGTTCCTGAGtctgaaataaaagacaaaagagaatCTTTTGATTCTCAAAAGAGAATCTGCAATCTCAGTCTTCTTCTGTACAGCAGCTAATACCCTCTTCTTACAAACACTTCTTGAAAGAAGCAGGAATGGGCTTTTAGTGTACAGAAAAGCTAAATATCTTTAAAACCCTTACCAAAGTGGAGTAACATCTTTGCATTACAGAGTAGTGCTACCCAGAGCACCTTGCACCACAATTACTTCCACCCACCTCTCGGACAGCTCGGAACACCTTTTCTTCATGCGAGTCCATCTCTGTGAAGGTCCGAATTTGTGCCAAGTTTACATTCTCACGGTAGCCCAGGGCAACAATTTCATCAAAGGCAAAAATCAGGTCAAAGCAGTGCTCGGAGATCTCATTCTCCTCCAGAGCTCGACAATATTCAGGGATCTAGGTAGGGAAAAGCATTGAAAACAGATGTAGATGTGACAATCAGCACCCACTAAGCCACTTTTCATTCCCTTACATTGTTGATAAACAGGATGAAGTTTTGTGACTACTTGTTTTTCCTCAACCAAAACACTAAGAAATCTTTTAGCACAATTTTAACTTTGTAATTCACAGTAACCTACAGAAACACACCACGTGATGCTACTTAGTTTCCTGAAGACCCTTCAGCTGCACAGAAATAGATTAtgaagttaataaaaaaaacaactgcaaaaacTCATTACTTAGACATCCATTTAGAACACTGCTACACTTCTCAATCGCATATAGTGAAGCCACATTATTTTTAGAAGGAATGCAGTTGCTGCCTAAAGAATATAGAGAATATTTGACACTACATTTACAGCATCATCCCTTTGGCCTCACCAGTTAAACGGCAACCACGGATTTCTCACGTGTAGTTCAACATTACCACAGAAACATCAAAGGTTACTTCCAGGTCAGGAACAGGCTGTAGGAAATCAAGTTGTTCGGTGGAGGCAGAGTGCTTCAGCTACAGCTCACCACCAGCTTCCCTTGTCATGGCACTGTTTTGGGCTACACATGTGAACTCTGCAGTAATTGACCTGATATGTAGATCCTTACCACTCTAGAGAAGAGTCGGAGTGTTTCCAGGTCTTCCAGGATGTTGCTGTTTTTCGTGGTGATGAGCACCATGTAGAGCTTCTCCATCGGCTGATACACGTACCGCACACTCTCTGTTTCCACAAAAGTGTGCTGCTTCCCAGTGTTCATGAGTTTTGGGaaagctgccagcagcccctcgATGCGGGTTCGGGTCATCTCCACGAACTGTCGGGAGACGATGGCCTTCCCTGCCTTTGTGCAGACAGCTGCCGCCAACAGCACCTATGGGGACACAGACACGGCTCAGCTGCACCCATCTCGGACACTCCACAAACCTGACGCAGCACTGTCTGCAAAGAAAGGATCACTACCAACTACACTTTACCCCCCTAGTGAGCTCGTTTCCCTAAAGCATGATTTTAAGCACCTTTCTGCAACAAGCACTGAGAATTTAACTATTCCACAAGCAGATCCACTTCTGCTACTCTCTGCAGACACGCTCCAGCCCACCTTCTGTGCTAACATTTAAAGCTCTCAGTCCTACATTCAGGCAGATGCAGCAAATTCACCTCTTCCTCCATATACAGGGGTATGACAAAACCCCAAATATGCTTTAGGCAAAAGTCTGCATTACTGAATTCTCTGCTAGTTCAGCCCCAGCAGAAAAGTCACAATAAATACCAGAACGTTTTGAAATGTGACATTTCTTCCCAGTGCCACACTTACCCTAAGCCAGGTTAATAAAATATTGAGCATTATATTAATTACAGCACGTTGTGACTGTCCTGGGCATCTCATAGATGTTATCACACCAACAATAAAAAGGCAGTAACACAACTGCCAATTtacattttctcattctctccACCTCGGCTTCTTCCTGAAATACTCCTCTCACAGATTAGTTTCTTAATTAACATAGTCAAGATAAGGCAGTTTCTAAAGCTAAGATCCTTTAACTCCCCAGCCAATTTTAGTCACAGTATTCTAACAATGAGAGAAGCACCAGAAGCTCTTCAGTGTACGCAGATTTCAAGCACGAACCCCAGCCAACAGCACGGCCAGGTGAGCAGCCAGCACCTGGCACAACTGCTGTATGCTGAGTGGCCACAGGACCCCTGTAAGCCAGGTACATCCTGAAGAGAGCAGGTCAGGCATAAGCCTCCATTCCCCAACTGCTCTCTGCAACGACTATGAGTGCACCACAGCATAGAAGTCCTGGATGGCACCACTGATCCCAGCTGCACCTCGGCCTCTGCTGTCTCACCAAGTGTCACCAAGCAGCAGGTCCTGTTCCGGGAGGGAAAGCTCACAACTCCACGTCACCCAGAGACAACGGGACCCAAGTGACCTCCACCCGAGCTAGTAGCTCAGGCAGCAAGGAACGAGGCCTGGCTAAAGATGACAATCTTAACACTGCAAGCAACCTTCACGTTACACATCGTGTAGTGAACCGCAGGCAGTGCCCACCAACTCCCCCGTCGCAGACTCCGTAAGCGGTGCTGCCCGCTATGTGAGGCTCCGCTGCTCCGCAGGAGGCAAAGGCCGTGCCACGTCCAGGGccggagcacagccctgcccggCGGGGCTGCACGGCCTCGGGCAGCGGGGCTCGGGGGGCGGCCTGGGCCCTTCGCAGAGCCGCAGCAGAGTCTGAGAGTCCCGCAGCACCGCCATGCACCCGCGGCCCGGGGATACGGCTATGGAGGGCGGGCGGCCGCTGGGACGAGGCCGAAGAACCGCACCAGAGCCGCCGAGCAATGCAGGGCCCGGACAGGCCTCGCGAACCCTCAGGGGCCCGGGCCGGCCGGCAGCGATCCCCGAGCACCGCGGGCAGCGGCCCCACGAGCGAACGGTCTGCGGCGGGCGCGCCCTTACCATGGCGGCGGCGCTCGGCTCGGCGCTCGCTCCCTCGGCGCTCCGCGTCCCCTCGGGCAGCCCCACAAGATGGCGGCGCCGAGCCACGTCCCCAGCCGGAAGCGGCGCCGCGCACGaagcgcggggcggggcggggcgggaggaCCCGGAGCGCGGCCCTGCGGGCGGCCCCCGACAATACCCGCTCCGGCCAGCAGGAGGCGGTAGCGCCCCGCATACGCCGAGCCGGGCCGCGGGCGCCGCTCTAGCCGGGCAGGGGCGAGCGAGACGGGGTCGCCATGGCGACGGAAGGCGGCGTCATGGCGGAGCGGCGGCCGTCCGAGGGGAGCGGAGACGGGACGGGCCGCGCCGTCGCCTCCCCGCGTCCCTCCGCCCAGCCTCTCCCGGTGGAGAACCAGCCGTACGACGAGAGCCTGGAGCTGCCGGAGACCGAGGAGGCGGCGGGGAGCGTGAACCGCCCGCGGGGCTCCCGCCGGCCGGGGCCGCCGTGGTCGGGAGGCGGCGGGCCGGGAGCGCGGCCCAGCGGCGCGGGAGAGCGCAGCAACGACGGGGAGGGCGGTGGCAGCAAGGTAagggggcgcggggccgcgaggggcgagcggggcggggcggcacGGTAAGGCCGCGTCCCTCCGGCCCTGAAGGAAACGGCGGCCCGGCCGGGACCCTCCGCCGCCAGCGaggacgacgacgacgacgatGACGACGACGACGATGACGACGATGATGAGGACTCCTCCGAGAGCGACTCAGAGGACGACTCGGAGGAGCGCGGGGCTCCGCTGGAGGGGTGAGCAGCGGGGGGAGCCGGGAGCCCGTGGTTAAAAGGGCTCAACAGCATTGTGCACCGCAGGAAGCCTCTTTCAGCGAGAGCCGTCctgcttctgcttccttcaCGGCTTTGGGACACAGCTGGATCGGTGTTCGTGCCTTTGTTCTTGTACAAAAACCAATACGAAGTAACATCAGCATgaatttctcttcctctcttcagtGACTACAACCTAGCAGACTACGACTACCTGCCAGTATCCCCTGAAATTAAGGAACTCTTTGAATATATAAGGAGGTGAGTTGAAGGAGTTTTCGCCTTCCCTAGGTTCTCCTTTGTCTCAAGGGTAAGTCTGGCAGGAAATGGCAGTCGCCCCCTGTGTAatactgttgtttttctctctccaggtACACTCCGAAAACGATAGAGATTGAGCACAAACTGCAGCCTTTTATTCCAGACTTCATTCCTGCTGTTGGAGACATTGATGCCTTCCTAAAGGTACGATATTTTCAGATATCCCCATACCTGCTGCCACACAGGCTGAAACAGAAGGTGGCTTTGGTATGAGCCTGGCAGGCAGGCTGTACAGCCAAGACTGCAGCCACATTGTTCTTGTGGCAGTGAGGTGCCCTTGCCCTGTGCTGTAGAAGATACTGTTGTAGACACCTAGGAGATCACATGTAGCAACACTGTGACCTGGCTGGTCACTTTGGTAACATCCCACATAGCACATACATAATTTGGTGCAAGGGCTGCCTGTTTCTTTGTCCAACACATGTGTTTCAGGTATTGCTGTGCTAGCAGCTcatattttctgctctttcaaaGCAGCATGCTTGCAAATTCCTTCTGAATCGAGTCTGAATTTCTAACAACAGGGAGGCACTGTATGGAATAGTTCCAGCATCCCCTGCTACTCCCATTGAGGATTCCTTCTGTGTTTTACCTGCAGGTCCCACGCCCAGATGGCAAGCCTGATAACCTCGGTCTGCTGGTCTTAGATGAGCCATCAACGAAGCAGTCGGATCCCACAGTACTCTCTCTTTGGCTAACGGAGAATTCCAAACAGCACAACATTACAGTGAGTCATGGAGAGAGAGAAGGCATTTACTGCACTCTGGCTAGAAGGAAGACATTGCAGTTTACTCTTTGAGGGACTATAGCAACACAACACAACTGATAACTTggctttaaaagcagaaaaataacccTTTTTGACCTATagctttaaactgaaatgtGTCTAAGCCCTGCCTCAGGCAAGCTTCAGTACAGCCTTAGGATCTTTCGATTTCCTTTAGGTgaggctttgctttttttttttttcaaattctccTTACCTGGTTTTGTTTCCCACTTTCTGTTCTGTCTGAAGAAATCTCCTGAAATAAGTGCTACTACAAAAGAGAAACCACATGGTTCATCAGCAATGAACGCAgggtttaaagaaaaaaaaaacaccacaaagtGCTTCCaggtttatatttttgtttctagcAGCAGATAAAAGTGAAAAGTGTGGAGAATGCAGAGAGGAACCCCAAGGCCATTGACAGCTGGATTGAAAGTATCAGTGAACTACACCGCTGCAAACCGCCTGCCACTGTCCACTACAGCCGGTGAGTCATTATGTCAGCAGAACATCAGGTCAGGGGGTGGCAAAGTCCAGGAGCACCAAGTTGATCAGAATGTCTCTGAGAGGGAGAAGACATGCTGAGTTTCAGGGTAGTTGTACCATGTATGTGTGCAGGACACTGTTTCCCTCTTTgcacttctctttccctttgtgCTTCAGAACTCCTTTGACAGTTAGCATATGCAGCATCCAACATCTTGCAGTCAGTGActctataaaaacaaaatctggaCAAGTCAGAGGAGTCAAGACTTATTCTTTACCACGTCCTGGTTTGAGTCTCAGCAGTCATGGCACACCCTTCTGCCCAGACTTCAAATTCACAACAACTCAGCCTCCCTCCAAAGGAAGTGATGGTTCTAGCACATTTCTTTAGTCATATTAGCGCAATGTTAGTCACATTAGCACAGATTTATAACTTAGTCCtgttttaatgaataaaaataccCAAAATGATACTCTGCAGACATACAGATCTCTCTCAGTGGGTTAGAATGGTCTGTCCCATTCACAGCAGTGGCAGTAGGAAGCCATTTCAGCTCCTTGCCTGCAATCCTAAagtttctggttttctttcttcctttatagGCCCATGCCTGACATAGAGACCCTCATGCAGGAGTGGTCACCAGAATTTGAGGAGCTCTTGGGAAAGGTATGGCATCCAAGTGTCTGGCAGTTAGTTCCAGgcacagcattaaaaatgaTCCCACTTGAAATCTggatttctcttcctctttgaCCAGTTTGATTGCACCCTGCTCAGTTCAGATTTGTTCTTCACTTATCATTTCCTTCTGACCAGACAATGGGAGCAGCCTAAAGTCTGAATGCTTGGCTGCTTCCCAGGTAGCCTCTGTTCTCAGCTCAAGATTAGTGCATGCTCTCAGGCCTTCGCTATACAAGAGCAAAACTGACAACTCCTTCTTTTCCAGGTGGGCCTCCCAACTGCAGAAATGAACTGTGACTTGGCTGAATACGTTGACATGATATGTGGTAAGCAGGAAAGATCCCTCACTTAAAGATTATCTGATTGTCCCTAGCACAGAAACTGCcaacaaaaggaaatgttcAGCTCTGAGAGACACTGAGGTTTCTCAGGCTGGTCCAAAGAGGGTGTTTCGACTAACTGTCGCTAACTGTTGCTATTCATCTTCATGGGCTTGGGTTctgtctgctctgctcagcaggtTGATGATAGTGAGCAGTCAACTCGTCTAAGAGCTTAggtaggaaaaaacaaaacaactcagtCCTTGTGGGTACACTTGGTCCTTTTGGATATTCAGGACAGTCCCAACTCCAGTCTTGCATACCGTTCACTGCTGAAGACACAAGTGTACTGCTTGTGTACAAGCAGTACATTGCTATTAATAAAGTGTCACTGTTATTAATAAAGGAGACTTTCAGGTGCAGATTCAGACCTAAGTAGTCAAAACCATTCTCTGTTGTCTTCAGTAGGAAATGAACTCTTGTGGCAAAGACGCATGCAGTCATAGATGAGCAAAGGGCCAAGTAATTGGAGGCAGTGAGTAGTTCAGGGCTGACCCACAGCACTCCATACAGAGCGGAGTAGTCCTAtacacttctgcttttctttgtagcAATTCTGGACATCCCTGTGTACAAGAGCTGGATCCAGCCTCTGCACGTCCTTTTTTCACTCTACTCAGAGTTCAAGAACTCCCAGGTAAGCAACCCCAGACAGGCACAGGTCACTCCGCTGGAAGCATTACAAAGGACATCCTATCCTTAAATTTGGCCttgctgtgctctctgtgtTTGTGAAGAGCTAGTAAACAGTAAACTATCATAAAAAGTGTCCACAGAACATTTTCTAAGGTTCTCATTTCCCTTGTATCTCGAAAGCCCAGGATTGATATTGCAATATTACACAAGGAGCCTCTGACTTACTGCAAGCCTGGCATTGTTTAGCAAACCAGCATGAGTCCAGATGCTTTTTCCCACTAAAGTCATGGTGACTGTGCTGAGCACAGACAGAACATGGACAAAGGGAGGCttgctgctgagcacacagctcaTGTGGTGGGGAAGTGACTTGGATTTACAGGTACACATGTACTCTCATCAATGGGTCTGATCTTTGCACTAATGCATTCTTTCTCATGCAGCATTTCAAGCCTCTGGCTGAAGGGAAGAAGGCTAGGAGCCCTCCATCCAACACGCTTCCACattcagcagaagcagaagtatTAAGCTTTACTTGAAGCTTCACTTTAAAACCTCATCTCTCAGATCAGCATTTGCTGCTGGACATAGATATTTGACCAGAGCAACCTGTGAAGCAACGCACAGCATTTGAAAAGCCTCCCTTAGATAGATACTGATGAGTTATTCTCCACTTGTAAGTAGAACTCTACTCTTCACATTTATAGCAGACGCTGCCTAATAGCTCCACTTTGACTCATCCCCAGGGAATAAAGCATTAAACTCACTTTTCCAAATGACAGACTCCATGTGGCactgatgctgcagagcagagtcTCACAGAGTGTGTGCTACAGCATGTAGGAATAAATTCCATGTTTTGACACAAAACTCTCATCTGCCCAGTGTGTTCCAAGGTCTGATATACTCTGGGGGTTTTAGGTCTCCTCTGCCCTTTGTTATAGAGCCCCTTTTTCTATTCTCTACACCCTTTGCTACTGCAAACAGCATCACTGTTTTCCATCCCATGTACAGAAAGAGTTGGTGAAAGCTGGTAGGAGTGCTCATCTGTGCTTAGGGAAAACACGGAGGAGACCACAATACACAGCATCTCTAAGGAAAGCGTTTAGAACTCACAGTATATGAAAATGGACCTTGCCTATTTCTTATGTTCCATTTCTGCCACCTAAAGGCAGAAAAGAGCATGAACGGttgccaaaagaaaataaccacTGCTAAGTGAAAACACACCCATCTTTCATCTAAAGATTTCAAAGCCTTACAAGAGCAGAACATCAGTTACTAGAGCAAGGATTTCAGGGAGATCCGAATGACTCTGCCATTGCAAAgacaaattcattttgttttgcaacaCAGTTCTGTCCTGCAGCAAGAGGTGAGGTGAGTTCATCCTTCGTCGTCATCACCATGACTAAGAGCTGTTCGGGTTCACTTGCACGACACCTACCTCTTTCATTATAagtttgcttctttctgaagCATCGTATGCCAGCCATTGTCAGCAGAGATCCGAGATGCAATTACCCAGTGGCTTGTCTCAGCATAGCAAATTAGGTATTCCTGTTTACTCTGAAAATGTGAGACAGTCTGGATAGCAACGTCACAAGGCCATTTCAGCGCCTGCGTGGATGCAAGCTTGTACAAGTATGCACATCTGAAATGCACCATAATTTCAACTTTTCACTAAGAGCACCTCTGCATCAGAGCACCAGTTCCCATGAGAGGCACTGAATGGAAGAAATGCTGCACACATTCTGCACTAGTTCTGAATAGGAGTACTTTTTAAATTACTGGACATCCATTAAGCTCAAGGCCTACTCACAATTCTAATCGGACACTGAAAGTGCGTGCAGGGAAAAGAGCCATGCTTGCTTTCCACAGCAGTGCAAATTTATCCCACCGTCTCCTGATTCctacatatttaaaatagtaTTAATAGGGAAAATCTTTGTGACAAAGGATTTCTCAGGCAAGTTAACAGTTGGCAAAACAGCAACACTGAAAgggaaagacagacaaaaaCCTAACCCAGCAAATGCTCTTAAAGTGGGTGTGTGCACTAAGGAGACATGTAGCAACAAGGGATGAAGGAAGCTACAGAGCATTCATCCTGCATCCAAAGGTATAAAAGGAGCTGCACCCACTGGCAGCATAACCTGAAAGTTTACATGGAGAGAGGTTGGCAGAGCTGCCTATCATAAATCAGTCGGAAAGGAACTGCTTTAAATACAGTTATTCACTTGGAACTTCCCGATGGTGATGGCCATTTATCTAAAAACATGGCATAAGTACAtttagagagggaaaaaatgccCATGGCAAAGGTCCAGCATGCTATTTTTCCTAACGAGGAGGGGAAACAAGACAAGAAGTGCAAACCAGTCCTTCCtaaggagcagggctgctctaAGTATGGCCGACCTAAGCTGTGTTTTGacctcatctccttccccaCGTGGCCACTGAAGACTTACCCAAACGCTTATACTATTATGTCCTCCTCCTCATTCCATACTTCCTCAATGCTtgacatttctctctttcttaacTAAATGGTACAGAATAGGTTACATCACTCCAACTATGGAAGATGATGAAAACCAAATATGCCCCAgctgggaaatattttttccaaccCAGGTTTTGCAGGGCTGTAAGCTGAACAGTTCTGCCCACAGCTGTGAGAATCAAGTGGTACCAACCGAAGAAGTACTTACAGATCCTAGAAAGCCTTATTTACAATTTCTCCACTTGCTCTGCATGCTGAAACTTGCCTTGCCATGTGTTTGCAGGAGAACACAACCGGTGGCATTCTCAGTGAGTCCAAACTCAAAATCGTGCATGAGACAGGACGGCAATGCAGCTGTGAGTGGACAGCTGGTTTCCAGCTTGGGCTAATTTTAGTAATGTTTGTAGAATAAGGCTCATGAGACGTATGTGAATTTGCAATGCTGAAGTGTTTGCATAAAATATCAGGTACCTGTTGAATTTGGAAGCATAAGAACCACAAGATTCCCAGGTAAATACAAAGCCTTGGAGACAGTTCCTTGCAGGGGCCACATTCCAAGGTTTCTATTGCTGGTTATGCAAAactgcttctcttttcctgaCTACAGGAATATGTTTTGGTCCCTTCTGTGTCATAAAACCAGTCTTCACTGTTAATGTAATAGCATGGTGGAAACAAGCATGAAAACTGTCCAATATACGGATCAGAGTATGGAAGAGAATAAGAAGATGAGAAATCTCCAGTATGATTTACAACCCAATAAATACAATGATTCATCACAGCAACTTCCTGTTTGCAGTCAGCCAAATTTTCCCACCTGTACAAGCGTTGATCAGTTCTCTAATGATGCTTCATCCCTCTGATTAGAACACTGATGttcagagaagaacatactgCTTCTTGTCATTAAGGAAGGCAGGAGCAGATCCTAGCTCCAGCTTGTCCTAGGCTCACACAACCTACAAGGCAAACCGGGTGAGACAGAAGGGCAATACTTATTGAGGCAGAGCAGAATATGTCCTTAGTTAAGAATAATTGTTATTCTTTGTGGCTGTCTCATTGTTAGAGAGGTAAATAATCTTCCAACCCCTGAAATATCCTTTAACTGATCACTTCCCTGGGGCAAGCTGGTTATAGTCCACTACAGGACTGGAACAATGGCTCATTACATGTCCTTAAGCTCG
The sequence above is drawn from the Gallus gallus isolate bGalGal1 chromosome 24, bGalGal1.mat.broiler.GRCg7b, whole genome shotgun sequence genome and encodes:
- the ARCN1 gene encoding coatomer subunit delta: MVLLAAAVCTKAGKAIVSRQFVEMTRTRIEGLLAAFPKLMNTGKQHTFVETESVRYVYQPMEKLYMVLITTKNSNILEDLETLRLFSRVIPEYCRALEENEISEHCFDLIFAFDEIVALGYRENVNLAQIRTFTEMDSHEEKVFRAVRETQEREAKAEMRRKAKELQQARRDAERLGKKAPGFGGFGSSAVSGGTTAAMITETIIETEKPKVAPAPSRPSGPSKALKLGAKGKEVDNFVDKLKSEGENIMTSVGKRSTEAAKVLAPPINMESVHMKIEEKISLTCGRDGGLQNMELHGMIMLHISDEKFARIRLHVENEDKRGVQLQTHPNVDKKLFTAESQIGLKNPEKSFPINSDVGVLKWRLQTTEESFIPLTINCWPSESGNSCDVNIEYELQEESLELNDVVIMIPLPSGVGAPVIGEIDGEYRHDSRRNLLEWCLPVIDAKNKSGSLEFSIAGQPNDFFPVQVSFISKKNYCNIQVTKVTQVDGNSPVRFSTETTFLVDKYEIL
- the IFT46 gene encoding intraflagellar transport protein 46 homolog, yielding MATEGGVMAERRPSEGSGDGTGRAVASPRPSAQPLPVENQPYDESLELPETEEAAGSVNRPRGSRRPGPPWSGGGGPGARPSGAGERSNDGEGGGSKETAARPGPSAASEDDDDDDDDDDDDDDDEDSSESDSEDDSEERGAPLEGDYNLADYDYLPVSPEIKELFEYIRRYTPKTIEIEHKLQPFIPDFIPAVGDIDAFLKVPRPDGKPDNLGLLVLDEPSTKQSDPTVLSLWLTENSKQHNITQQIKVKSVENAERNPKAIDSWIESISELHRCKPPATVHYSRPMPDIETLMQEWSPEFEELLGKVGLPTAEMNCDLAEYVDMICAILDIPVYKSWIQPLHVLFSLYSEFKNSQHFKPLAEGKKARSPPSNTLPHSAEAEVLSFT